A single window of Gavia stellata isolate bGavSte3 chromosome 14, bGavSte3.hap2, whole genome shotgun sequence DNA harbors:
- the PDZD11 gene encoding PDZ domain-containing protein 11 isoform X1, giving the protein MEGRLPYDDFPVVFLPPYESPPAWVPPHERVYHPDYNNELTQFLPRTIVLKKPPGAQLGFNIRGGKASQLGIFISKVIPDSDAHRAGLQEGDQVLSVNDVDFQDIEHSKAVEILKTAREITMRVRYFPYNYQRQKERTVH; this is encoded by the exons ATGGAGGGCCGGCTGCCCTACGACGACTTCCCGGTGGTCTTCCTGCCGCCCTACGAGAGCCCGCCCGCCTGGGTGCCGCCGCACGAG AGGGTGTACCACCCCGACTACAACAACGAGCTCACCCAGTTCCTGCCCCGCACCATCGTCCTGAAGAAGCCGCCCGGGGCGCAG CTGGGCTTCAACATCCGGGGAGGAAAAGCCTCGCAGCTGGGGATCTTCATCTCTAAG GTGATCCCTGACTCGGATGCGCacagagctgggctgcaggagggggaCCAGGTGCTCTCGGTGAACGATGTGGATTTCCAGGACATTGAGCACAGCAAG GCTGTGGAGATCCTGAAGACAGCCCGTGAAATCACGATGCGCGTGCGTTACTTCCCCTACA ATTAccagagacagaaggaaagaacTGTTCACTAG
- the PDZD11 gene encoding PDZ domain-containing protein 11 isoform X2 produces MEGRLPYDDFPVVFLPPYESPPAWVPPHERVYHPDYNNELTQFLPRTIVLKKPPGAQVIPDSDAHRAGLQEGDQVLSVNDVDFQDIEHSKAVEILKTAREITMRVRYFPYNYQRQKERTVH; encoded by the exons ATGGAGGGCCGGCTGCCCTACGACGACTTCCCGGTGGTCTTCCTGCCGCCCTACGAGAGCCCGCCCGCCTGGGTGCCGCCGCACGAG AGGGTGTACCACCCCGACTACAACAACGAGCTCACCCAGTTCCTGCCCCGCACCATCGTCCTGAAGAAGCCGCCCGGGGCGCAG GTGATCCCTGACTCGGATGCGCacagagctgggctgcaggagggggaCCAGGTGCTCTCGGTGAACGATGTGGATTTCCAGGACATTGAGCACAGCAAG GCTGTGGAGATCCTGAAGACAGCCCGTGAAATCACGATGCGCGTGCGTTACTTCCCCTACA ATTAccagagacagaaggaaagaacTGTTCACTAG
- the KIF4A gene encoding chromosome-associated kinesin KIF4A, which produces MGREDDKVIPVRVALRCRPLVPKETSEGCQMCLSFVPGEPQVVVGNDKSFTYDYVFDPSVEQEEVFNAAVAPLIRGIFKGYNATVLAYGQTGSGKTYSMGGAYTAHQEHEPSVGVIPRVIKLLFKEQEQRQDWEFVLKVSYLEIYNEDILDLLCPSRERSSQISIREDPKEGIKIVGLTERNVTCAQDTVSCLEQGNNSRTVASTAMNSQSSRSHAIFTICIDQKKKNDKNSSFHSKLHLVDLAGSERQKKTKAEGDRLKEGININRGLLCLGNVISALGDENKKGGFVPYRDSKLTRLLQDSLGGNSHTLMIACVSPADSNLEETLNTLRYADRARKIKNKPIVNLDPQAAELHHLKQQVQQLQVLLLQAHGGTLPVSINSMAPSENLQSLMEKNQSLMEENQKLSRGLSEAAGQTAQMLERIILTEQENEKMNAKLEQLQQHDVCKLDLQKLVETVEDEELKENVEVIRNLQQVLVQLQSEKAATVEAAAEMANAEQDATAEAEMGQDNKRSLDDFTTQHALRQAQMSKELLELNKALALKEALAKKMTQNDSQLEPIQSQYQTNIKGLELEVSSLQKEKEELILALHMAKKDVNQAKLSERRRKRLQELEGQINELKKKLNEQSKLLKLKESTERTVSKLNQEIREMKNQRVQLMRQMKDDAEKFRQWKQQKDKEVIQLKERDRKRQYELLKLERDFQKQANVLRRKTEEAAAANKRLKDALQKQREVADKRKESQNRGMEGVAARVKSWLANEVEVLVSTEEARRHLADLLEDRKILAQELLQLKEKKEAGENPPLKLRRRTYSLADLQASEMDLSISKQIESLETEMGLRSAQIADLQQKLLDADNGDRVKQRWDSIATILEAKCALKYLLGELVSSKVQESKLESSLQQSKATCSDIQKMLIEERNHITEMEAEFQNQLLVQEQEHQEKVLYLLSQFQQKEAAEKKLEDSLSEQEKQLQERLKFQEEELEKMREICEKNQELLQENDILKQKLLLLQVASGQKLRHIQQMPSESPDSSFDYILPKPKTRRQTTAKPRAPTPEMDVEELFSDSESGGEVEDADWVPVKAVKGAKKSMVGCSCKGRCGNRQCGCRKQKVGCTEGCSCDSAKCRNRDPGFLDATQREDQTRDSEGSFKLEDPTEVTAGETFFQPVCITPATKVLKDITDQDVFMKKPSTAASLLVRDEESQENQIPFVKRKKRMLSSNTSFFSGCTPIKEELD; this is translated from the exons ATGGGGAGGGAAGATGACAAGGTGATCCCGGTGCGCGTGGCGCTGCGCTGCCGGCCCCTGGTGCCGAAGGAGACCAGCGAAGGGTGCCAGATGTGCCTGTCCTTCGTGCCGGGGGAGCCGCAG GTGGTCGTAGGTAACGATAAGTCGTTCACGTACGATTATGTGTTCGACCCCTCTGTTGAGCAAGAGGAAGTCTTCAACGCAGCTGTCGCCCCTCTCATACGAGGCATCTTCAAAG GGTATAACGCTACTGTCTTAGCCTATGGACAGACAGGATCTGGAAAAACGTACTCTATGGGAGGTGCCTACACTGCCCATCAAGAGCATGAACCTAGTGTGGGGGTCATCCCTCGGGTAATCAAGCTGCTATTtaaggagcaggagcagagacagGACTGGGAATTTGTCCTCAAAGTCTCTTATCTAGAG ATCTACAATGAGGATATTCTAGACCTGCTGTGCCCATCAAGAGAACGGTCTTCTCAAATCAGTATACGGGAAGATCCGAAAGAAGGCATAAAG ATTGTAGGgttaacagaaagaaatgtcacCTGTGCCCAAGATACTGTATCCTGCCTAGAGCAAGGGAACAATTCCAGAACAGTGGCCTCCACGGCAATGAACTCCCAGTCCTCACGGTCCCATGCCATCTTCACCATTTGCATTgatcagaagaagaaaaatgacaa GAACAGCAGTTTTCACTCCAAGCTACACCTGGTTGATCTTGCTGGCTCTGAGAGACAAAAGAAGACCAAGGCTGAGGGAGACCGACTAAAAGAAG GCATCAACATAAAcagaggtctcctctgcctGGGGAATGTGATCAGTGCTCTCggtgatgaaaataaaaagggtgGGTTTGTCCCCTACAGAGACTCGAAGTTAACAAGACTGCTGCAAG atTCTCTGGGTGGTAACAGCCACACTCTCATGATTGCCTGTGTCAGCCCAGCAGATTCCAATCTAGAAGAAACACTAAACACTTTGCGTTATGCTgacagagcaagaaaaataaaaaataaaccaattgTCAACCTTGATCCCCAGGCGGCTGAGTTGCATCATCTAAAGCAGCAG GTACAACAGCTACAGGTGTTACTGCTGCAGGCCCATGGAGGGACCCTCCCAGTGTCTATCAA TAGTATGGCACCGTCAGAGAATCTTCAGTCCCTGATGGAGAAGAACCAGTCGCTAATGGAGGAGAATCAAAAGCTGAGCAGAGGGCTGAGTGAGGCCGCTGGTCAGACAGCACAGATGTTGGAGAGGATCATTCTG ACAGaacaagaaaatgagaagatgaATGCTAAACTAGAGCAACTTCAGCAACATGACGT ATGCAAGCTTGATCTGCAGAAGCTGGTAGAGACTGTGGAAGATGAGGAACTAAAAGAGAATGTAGAGGTGATTCGCAATCTGCAGCAAGTGTTGGTTCAGTTGCAG AGTGAAAAAGCTGCTACAGTGGAAGCCGCTGCAGAGATGGCAAACGCTGAACAGGATGCTACAGCT GAAGCAGAAATGGGCCAGGATAACAAGAGATCCTTGGATGACTTCACCACACAACACGCTCTCCGTCAAGCACAGATGTCCAAAGAGCTGCTGGAATTGAATAAAGCCCTGGCTCTGAAAGAGGCACTTGCCAAAAAAATGACTCAGAATGATAGTCAGCTGGAGCCCATTCAGTCCCAGTACCAG ACTAATATCAAGGGTCTGGAATTGGAGGTCAGCagtctgcaaaaagaaaaggaggagctGATCCTTGCTCTGCATATGGCAAAGAAGGATGTCAACCAAGCCAA ACTGAGTGAACGGCGTCGGAAAAGACTTCAGGAGTTGGAAGGGCAAATTAATGagctgaagaaaaagctgaatgaGCAATCAAAGCTTTTAAAGCTGAAGGAATCTACAGAACGCACCGTCTCCAAACTGAACCAGGAGATCAGG gaaatgaaaaaccAAAGGGTACAGCTGATGCGCCAAATGAAAGATGATGCTGAGAAATTCAGGCAATGGAAACAACAGAAGGACAAGGAAGTGATCCAGCTGAAAGAACGG GATCGCAAGAGACAGTATGAGCTACTTAAGCTAGAACGAGATTTCCAGAAGCAGGCCAATGTACTTCGGCGCAAAACAGAAGAG gcAGCAGCCGCTAACAAGCGCCTAAAGGATGCTCTGCAGAAACAGCGGGAGGTTGCAGATAAACGGAAGGAGAGTCAAAATCGGGGGATGGAAGGAGTTGCTGCACGAGTAAAG agcTGGCTTGCAAACGAAGTAGAGGTCCTTGTTAGTACTGAAGAGGCTCGACGGCACCTTGCAGACCTTCTGGAAGACAGAAAGATCTTGGCACAGGAACTCCTTCAgcttaaagagaagaaagaggctGGGGAAAACCCACCTCTAAAGCTCCGG AGACGCACCTACTCCCTCGCAGATTTGCAGGCATCAGAGATGGACCTTTCCATATCAAAGCAGATAGAAAGCCTGGAAACTGAGATGGGGCTCAG GAGCGCCCAGATAGCGGATCTACAGCAGAAACTCTTGGACGCAGACAATGGAGATCGTGTGAAACAGCGTTGGGACAGTATTGCAACAATTCTAGAGGCTAAATGTGCTTTGAAGTATCTCCTTGGAGAG CTGGTCTCCTCAAAAGTGCAGGAAAGCAAGTTGGAGAGCAGCCTTCAGCAGAGTAAAGCCACCTGTTCAGACATACAAAAGATGCTGATTGAAGAGCGAAACCACATAACAGAGATGGAGGCCGAGTTCCAGAATCAGCTTTTGGTGCAGGAACAAGAACACCAGGAGAAG GTTCTGTACCTGCTTAGCCAATTTCagcaaaaagaagcagcagagaagaaactggAAGATTCGCTAAGTGAGCAAGAGAAACAGCTACAAGAGCGACTCAAGTTCCAG gaggaagagctggagaaaatgAGGGAGATCTGTGAGAAGAACCAAGAACTTCTCCAGGAAAATGACATTCTTAAACAG AAACTGCTGCTCCTTCAAGTTGCCAGTGGACAGAAGCTCCGTCACATTCAGCAAATGCCATCCGAGTCCCCAGATTCTTCTTTTGATTACATTCTACCCAAA CCAAAGACTCGCCGGCAAACGACAGCAAAACCCCGTGCACCAACCCCAGAAATGGATGTGGAAGAGCTGTTCTCTGACTCGGAGTCTGGAGGGGAGGTGGAGGATGCAGACTGGGTTCCAGTAAAAGCAGTCAaaggagcaaagaaaagcatGGTGGGG TGCTCCTGCAAGGGCCGATGTGGAAATAGGCAGTGTGGCTGCAGGAAGCAGAAGGTGGGCTGCACCGAAGGCTGTAGCTGTGActctgcaaaatgcagaaacagagaCCCCGGCTTTCTG GATGCCACACAGCGTGAGGACCAAACAAGGGACTCTGAAGGTTCCTTCAAACTCGAAGACCCCACTGAAGTGACGGCAGGAGAGACCTTCTTTCAGCCTGTGTGCATCACACCAGCTACAAAG GTCCTGAAAGATATCACAGACCAAGATGTCTTCATGAAGAAGCCCAGCACGGCTGCTTCCCTGCTTGTGAGAGATGAGGAGTCCCAAGAGAACCAGATACCATTTgtaaagagaaagaagagaatgcTGAGTAGTAATACCAGCTTCTTCTCAGGTTGTACCCCTATCAAAGAGGAGCTTGACTGA
- the TAF9B gene encoding transcription initiation factor TFIID subunit 9B isoform X1: protein MEPAKMASPKSAPKDAQVMAQILKDMGITEYEPRVINQMLEFAYRYVTTILEDAKIYSSHAKKSSVDADDVRLAIQCRTDQSFTSPPPRDFLLDIARQKNQTPLPLIKPYSGPRLPPDRYCLTAPNYRLKSLQKKVRALGRITVPRLSVGAVSSRPSTPTLGTPSAQTVSVSTKVGTPVSLTGQRFTVQIPSSQAAHVQPTPTTPTVQNVLINPSLIGPKNILITTNMVSSQNTSNESNPLKRKHEDDDDYDNL, encoded by the exons ATGGAGCCGGCGAAGATGGCGTCTCCCAAGAGCGCGCCCAAAGACGCGCAG GTGATGGCGCAGATCCTGAAGGACATGGGCATCACGGAGTACGAGCCGCGCGTCATCAACCAGATGCTGGAGTTCGCCTACA GGTATGTGACTACTATACTGGAAGATGCAAAAATTTACTCGAGCCATGCAAAGAAATCCAGCGTCGATGCGGATGACGTGAGGTTGGCAATCCAGTGTCGAACAGACCAGTCGTTTACATCTCCACCTCCAAGAGAC TTCTTGTTAGATATTGCAAGGCAGAAAAACCAGACGCCGTTGCCCTTGATAAAGCCTTATTCTGGACCCAGGCTTCCGCCTGACAGATACTGCTTGACAGCTCCCAACTACAGACTGAAGTCCTTGCAGAAGAAGGTAAGGGCTTTGG gaaGAATAACAGTCCCTCGCCTGAGCGTTGGTGCTGTGAGCAGCAGGCCCAGCACTCCTACTTTAG GTACACCTTCAGCACAAACAGTATCCGTCTCAACAAAAGTTGGCACTCCAGTGTCGCTGACCGGTCAGAGATTCACCGTACAGATCCCGTCTTCTCAGGCAGCG CACGTACAGC cCACACCAACTACTCCGACAGTTCAGAATGTTCTAATTAATCCTTCGTTAATTGGACCGAAGAACATTCTCATTACTACAAATATGGTATCATCACAGAATACATCTAATGAATCAAACCCCTTGAAAAGGAAGCATGAAGATGACGATGACTATGATAACTTGTGA
- the TAF9B gene encoding transcription initiation factor TFIID subunit 9B isoform X2 has product MEPAKMASPKSAPKDAQVMAQILKDMGITEYEPRVINQMLEFAYRYVTTILEDAKIYSSHAKKSSVDADDVRLAIQCRTDQSFTSPPPRDFLLDIARQKNQTPLPLIKPYSGPRLPPDRYCLTAPNYRLKSLQKKVSSSAGRITVPRLSVGAVSSRPSTPTLGTPSAQTVSVSTKVGTPVSLTGQRFTVQIPSSQAAVKSATPTTPTVQNVLINPSLIGPKNILITTNMVSSQNTSNESNPLKRKHEDDDDYDNL; this is encoded by the exons ATGGAGCCGGCGAAGATGGCGTCTCCCAAGAGCGCGCCCAAAGACGCGCAG GTGATGGCGCAGATCCTGAAGGACATGGGCATCACGGAGTACGAGCCGCGCGTCATCAACCAGATGCTGGAGTTCGCCTACA GGTATGTGACTACTATACTGGAAGATGCAAAAATTTACTCGAGCCATGCAAAGAAATCCAGCGTCGATGCGGATGACGTGAGGTTGGCAATCCAGTGTCGAACAGACCAGTCGTTTACATCTCCACCTCCAAGAGAC TTCTTGTTAGATATTGCAAGGCAGAAAAACCAGACGCCGTTGCCCTTGATAAAGCCTTATTCTGGACCCAGGCTTCCGCCTGACAGATACTGCTTGACAGCTCCCAACTACAGACTGAAGTCCTTGCAGAAGAAG gtctcctcctctgcaggaaGAATAACAGTCCCTCGCCTGAGCGTTGGTGCTGTGAGCAGCAGGCCCAGCACTCCTACTTTAG GTACACCTTCAGCACAAACAGTATCCGTCTCAACAAAAGTTGGCACTCCAGTGTCGCTGACCGGTCAGAGATTCACCGTACAGATCCCGTCTTCTCAGGCAGCGGTCAAGTCAG cCACACCAACTACTCCGACAGTTCAGAATGTTCTAATTAATCCTTCGTTAATTGGACCGAAGAACATTCTCATTACTACAAATATGGTATCATCACAGAATACATCTAATGAATCAAACCCCTTGAAAAGGAAGCATGAAGATGACGATGACTATGATAACTTGTGA